The following are from one region of the Endozoicomonas sp. 4G genome:
- a CDS encoding mobile mystery protein A codes for MNWDKELNLQQIDETLGRVRPMMDLNKPVNGWINAIRTALGMSARVLGERVGLSQSGVALMEKNEVTGSISLRTLEKAAEGLGCRVVYVLVPENQSLAAMREKQAMDKARTLNQYAERHMELEDQATDMQFQNANTKKLAEEYLRTWPRDFWDNL; via the coding sequence ATGAATTGGGATAAAGAACTGAACTTGCAGCAGATTGATGAGACCCTTGGCAGGGTTCGCCCGATGATGGACTTGAACAAGCCCGTAAACGGCTGGATTAATGCCATAAGGACGGCCTTGGGAATGAGCGCCAGGGTTTTGGGTGAGCGAGTGGGTCTCTCTCAGTCAGGCGTCGCCCTGATGGAAAAAAATGAGGTGACGGGCTCCATTTCACTGCGAACTCTGGAAAAGGCTGCTGAAGGTCTGGGGTGTAGGGTTGTTTATGTGCTGGTTCCTGAGAACCAGTCTCTTGCGGCCATGAGGGAAAAGCAGGCTATGGACAAGGCCAGGACACTCAATCAGTACGCAGAGCGACATATGGAGCTTGAAGACCAGGCAACAGATATGCAGTTTCAAAACGCAAACACCAAGAAATTAGCAGAGGAATACTTGCGCACTTGGCCAAGGGATTTTTGGGATAATTTATGA
- a CDS encoding response regulator, whose product MEFSTNIMRDVFKRPLSIVPQPSPEFTSRLYIRIEFWIRAVFLLVLTTCVTKAFGTEQITDQQPYKVSINIEPFSGIFIDPQSTLELDQINDPDYLFRFAPWQKERLYFTSQKGTAWIKISLPEDIKVKPMPLLWLRPPPGVSLNAYISGPNYYRMLPDGRQENSNIYLYNLKPIINKKLDVFIEIPADAADDLQAYLKSPREVLSDQVFTGWQTGWLLALFFVMMMINAINGFKNHHRAYIYLAGICLTGSVFLISWQGLLPISGFELEWQQVLMMNLSLIVSTILLSQIARVNLAGNSVKLIYCFNTLSIIPAVFLLFTVTGVYASLEHSLLLNLITTLIVWYCSLFIRVPGALTIPAWLFTPYVIIHLIASLAILGVINYNPTAATWLLLHTTSLTLLAFSFYFGNQRCPATKSAPKQNPLFSPTPTTQISKDNDLLNTMGHELRTPLNGVLGMSELLQSTQLTPKQENYVETLRYAGNELSNLINLLSEAWKLKQNNINSDIKPYDINEFLNDCLLKFRFRAEQLNTELISFVHSDVPDISETDTRQLSLILEGILSHIFSRHTENSEIMISVNNTPWLPGSEPDRQQEIKDSFIIYQIRYSQGQQALNLPADIHELSYSQAKQQTDISIQLYIVIQLIKAMSGHFGVMNQGNTHIWFAIPHKQQTTDAICQDVQPLFSHKNIKALIVDDNNTCRQVLAQQCALMGINTLDAENGLEALAMIRNEAYLGRPFDVIILDHHMPGMNGIQMLERLQEESQMDTPGIIMLTGTTNPPGKERAKRLGINIFLTKPAEYKTLQKALSQVLRETRQDENDTA is encoded by the coding sequence ATGGAATTTTCAACAAATATTATGAGAGATGTATTCAAACGCCCGCTATCCATTGTCCCCCAGCCTTCCCCGGAGTTTACGTCACGACTCTATATCAGGATTGAATTCTGGATCAGGGCAGTATTCCTGCTGGTTCTGACCACTTGTGTTACAAAAGCATTCGGCACTGAGCAAATAACGGATCAGCAGCCTTATAAGGTCTCTATCAACATTGAGCCTTTCTCAGGCATCTTCATTGACCCTCAAAGCACACTCGAGCTGGATCAGATCAATGATCCGGACTACCTGTTTCGTTTTGCTCCCTGGCAGAAAGAACGCCTGTACTTCACCAGCCAAAAAGGCACAGCCTGGATCAAGATCTCACTGCCTGAAGACATTAAGGTTAAGCCTATGCCGCTGCTCTGGCTTCGACCACCACCCGGCGTATCCCTGAATGCCTATATTTCAGGTCCAAACTATTACCGAATGCTGCCAGATGGACGACAGGAAAACAGTAATATTTATCTCTATAATCTGAAGCCCATTATAAATAAGAAGCTGGACGTATTTATTGAGATACCTGCCGACGCTGCCGACGATTTGCAGGCCTATCTAAAATCCCCCAGGGAAGTTCTCAGTGATCAGGTATTTACCGGTTGGCAAACCGGTTGGCTACTGGCCCTGTTTTTCGTCATGATGATGATCAATGCCATTAACGGCTTTAAGAATCACCACAGGGCTTATATCTACCTGGCTGGCATCTGCTTAACGGGCTCGGTGTTCTTGATAAGCTGGCAGGGATTGCTTCCGATCAGTGGGTTCGAGCTGGAATGGCAGCAGGTCTTAATGATGAATCTCTCACTGATCGTTAGCACCATTCTGCTCAGTCAAATAGCCCGCGTCAATCTGGCGGGCAACAGTGTCAAACTGATCTACTGTTTTAACACCCTTTCCATCATCCCGGCAGTATTCCTGCTTTTTACTGTGACAGGCGTCTATGCTTCGTTGGAGCACAGTCTGTTGCTCAACCTGATAACGACTCTGATCGTCTGGTATTGCAGTCTGTTCATCAGAGTCCCTGGTGCGCTGACCATTCCTGCCTGGCTTTTCACTCCTTATGTGATTATCCACCTGATCGCCTCACTGGCTATTCTGGGCGTTATCAATTACAACCCCACTGCCGCCACATGGCTGCTGCTGCACACGACCTCGTTAACCCTTCTTGCCTTCAGCTTTTATTTTGGTAACCAGCGGTGCCCGGCAACAAAATCAGCCCCTAAGCAAAACCCATTGTTCAGCCCGACACCGACAACCCAAATAAGCAAAGACAATGACCTGCTCAACACTATGGGGCATGAACTCAGAACGCCTCTGAATGGTGTCCTGGGGATGTCTGAACTCCTTCAAAGCACACAGCTGACACCCAAACAGGAAAACTACGTTGAAACCCTGAGGTATGCAGGTAATGAACTCAGCAACCTGATCAACCTGCTTTCAGAAGCCTGGAAACTTAAGCAAAACAACATCAACTCTGACATCAAACCCTACGATATTAATGAATTTCTGAACGACTGCCTCTTGAAATTCCGATTCCGGGCAGAGCAACTGAATACTGAACTGATCAGCTTTGTGCACTCTGATGTCCCGGATATCAGCGAAACAGATACACGTCAGTTATCACTCATTTTAGAAGGTATCCTGAGTCATATTTTTAGCCGCCATACAGAAAACAGTGAAATAATGATTTCTGTTAATAACACCCCCTGGCTACCGGGCTCAGAGCCGGACAGACAACAAGAGATTAAAGACAGCTTCATTATTTATCAGATCAGGTACAGTCAGGGGCAGCAGGCCCTGAATCTTCCGGCTGATATCCACGAACTCAGCTACTCGCAAGCAAAGCAACAAACTGACATCAGCATACAGCTGTACATTGTCATCCAATTAATTAAGGCCATGTCCGGGCACTTTGGCGTTATGAATCAGGGCAACACGCATATCTGGTTTGCCATTCCACATAAACAACAAACGACAGACGCCATTTGTCAGGATGTACAACCACTTTTCTCTCACAAGAACATTAAAGCATTGATTGTTGATGACAATAACACCTGCAGACAGGTTCTCGCCCAACAATGCGCCCTGATGGGTATTAATACCCTGGATGCTGAAAACGGCCTGGAAGCACTGGCTATGATTCGCAACGAAGCCTACCTGGGAAGACCTTTCGACGTGATCATTCTTGACCATCATATGCCGGGGATGAATGGCATCCAGATGCTGGAAAGACTTCAGGAAGAGAGCCAGATGGACACCCCGGGCATCATCATGCTCACGGGGACCACAAATCCCCCCGGAAAAGAGCGGGCAAAACGATTGGGAATCAATATATTCCTGACCAAACCCGCTGAATACAAAACGCTTCAGAAGGCGCTTTCACAAGTACTGCGAGAAACCCGGCAGGATGAGAATGATACAGCCTGA
- the hemE gene encoding uroporphyrinogen decarboxylase produces MTELKNDRFLRALLKEPVDVTPVWMMRQAGRYLPEYRELRSKAGDFMSLCMNPELACEVTIQPLERFDLDAAILFSDILTIPDAMGLGLYFETGEGPRFKKPVRTATDIEALSVPDPEKDLGYVMDAVRTIRSELNGRVPLIGFSGSPWTLATYMVEGGSSKDFRRIKAMMFDQPRLLSQLLDVLAESVTHYLNAQIKAGAQAVQIFDTWGGALSPECYQAFSLKYMEKIVAGLISEHEGRKVPVILFTKNGGQWLESMAATGADALGLDWTTDISAARRRVGDKVALQGNMDPSVLYASPERIREEVAKILRDFGSGEGHVFNLGHGIHQFVEPDRAKVFVDAVHELSAQYHVQ; encoded by the coding sequence ATGACCGAGCTGAAAAATGACCGCTTTCTGAGGGCTCTGCTGAAAGAGCCTGTTGATGTCACCCCCGTATGGATGATGCGTCAGGCTGGACGTTATCTTCCTGAATATCGGGAACTTCGAAGCAAGGCGGGCGATTTTATGTCGCTGTGTATGAATCCGGAGCTGGCCTGTGAAGTGACCATTCAGCCACTGGAGCGTTTCGACCTGGATGCGGCCATTCTGTTTTCTGATATTCTCACCATCCCGGATGCAATGGGTTTAGGGTTGTATTTTGAGACGGGCGAAGGCCCAAGATTTAAAAAGCCCGTTCGTACCGCCACTGATATTGAAGCGCTGTCTGTTCCGGACCCGGAAAAAGATCTGGGTTATGTGATGGATGCAGTGCGCACCATCCGCTCTGAGCTGAATGGCCGTGTACCTCTGATTGGTTTTTCCGGGAGTCCCTGGACTCTGGCTACTTACATGGTTGAAGGAGGGAGCAGTAAAGACTTTCGTCGCATCAAGGCGATGATGTTTGATCAGCCCCGACTGCTGTCTCAGTTGCTGGATGTTCTGGCAGAGTCTGTCACACATTATTTGAACGCCCAGATTAAAGCCGGGGCTCAGGCTGTCCAGATTTTTGATACCTGGGGGGGAGCACTTTCTCCTGAGTGTTATCAGGCATTTTCCTTAAAATATATGGAAAAGATTGTTGCCGGCCTGATCAGTGAACATGAAGGTAGAAAGGTGCCCGTCATTCTATTTACCAAAAATGGTGGTCAATGGCTTGAATCCATGGCGGCAACCGGTGCTGATGCGCTTGGCCTGGACTGGACGACGGATATTTCTGCTGCACGTCGTCGTGTAGGGGACAAGGTTGCCTTGCAGGGAAATATGGATCCATCGGTTCTCTACGCATCACCAGAACGTATAAGAGAAGAAGTCGCTAAAATTCTCAGAGATTTCGGTTCGGGTGAAGGTCATGTATTCAATCTGGGCCACGGCATTCATCAATTTGTTGAACCTGATCGAGCCAAGGTCTTTGTCGATGCCGTTCATGAGCTGTCAGCCCAATACCACGTCCAATAA
- a CDS encoding FAD-dependent oxidoreductase: MSQFNSRLNNHFQFVEVGREDPEKKALRVRKSDFVEIYEPYSEKQVKHQSHRCLACGNPYCEWKCPVHNYIPDWLKLVAEGNLFEAAELSHQTNSLPEVCGRVCPQDRLCEGACTLNDGFGAVTIGATEKYITDTALALGWRPDMSKVVWTDKKVAVIGAGPAGLGCADVLVRNGVKPVVFDKNPEIGGLLTFGIPEFKLEKSVMSRRREVFTEMGIEFRLNTEIGKDEQMADLMAEYDAVFMGMGTYTFMKGGFQGEDLPGVHDALPFLISSVNRNLGFEKQASDFIDMKGKRVVVLGGGDTAMDCNRTSIRQGAESVACAYRRDEENMPGSRREVANARQEGVKFLFNRQPVEIVGDGKVEGVKVITTKLGEPDEQGRRRPEPVPGSEEILVADAVLIAFGFRPSPADWFESYDIQLNEWGGVVAPEQARYKFQTSNPKVFAGGDMVRGSDLVVTAIWEGRQAAEGIMDYLDV; this comes from the coding sequence ATGTCACAGTTTAACAGTCGGCTGAATAATCATTTTCAATTTGTTGAAGTTGGAAGAGAAGATCCGGAAAAAAAAGCGCTTCGGGTCCGTAAGAGTGATTTTGTAGAAATCTATGAGCCTTACAGTGAAAAGCAGGTCAAGCATCAGTCTCATCGTTGCCTGGCCTGTGGTAATCCTTATTGTGAGTGGAAGTGCCCTGTCCACAATTATATTCCGGATTGGTTGAAGCTGGTTGCCGAGGGTAACCTGTTTGAAGCGGCTGAGCTTTCTCATCAGACCAACAGTCTGCCGGAAGTCTGTGGTCGTGTATGTCCCCAGGATCGACTCTGTGAAGGTGCCTGTACCCTCAATGATGGGTTTGGAGCGGTCACTATTGGTGCCACTGAAAAATACATTACCGATACAGCGCTGGCCCTGGGTTGGCGCCCGGATATGTCGAAAGTGGTATGGACGGACAAAAAGGTCGCGGTGATCGGTGCCGGTCCAGCGGGTCTGGGTTGTGCCGATGTGCTGGTCAGAAATGGTGTAAAGCCCGTCGTCTTTGATAAGAACCCGGAAATTGGTGGTCTGCTGACGTTTGGTATTCCTGAGTTTAAACTTGAGAAATCCGTTATGTCCCGCCGTCGGGAGGTGTTCACGGAAATGGGCATTGAATTCAGGCTGAATACGGAAATCGGTAAAGATGAACAGATGGCCGATCTGATGGCAGAGTACGATGCCGTATTTATGGGTATGGGTACCTACACCTTCATGAAAGGTGGTTTTCAAGGTGAGGATCTTCCCGGTGTTCATGATGCTTTGCCATTCCTGATTTCCAGCGTTAATCGTAATCTGGGTTTTGAAAAGCAGGCGTCTGATTTCATCGATATGAAAGGAAAACGTGTCGTTGTCCTGGGCGGGGGTGACACGGCGATGGATTGCAACCGTACCTCCATTCGTCAGGGGGCTGAATCAGTCGCTTGTGCCTACCGCCGTGATGAAGAAAATATGCCGGGCTCCCGTCGTGAAGTAGCTAATGCCAGACAAGAAGGCGTCAAGTTTCTGTTTAATCGTCAGCCCGTTGAGATTGTCGGTGATGGCAAGGTGGAAGGTGTCAAGGTCATCACCACCAAACTGGGAGAGCCTGATGAGCAGGGGCGCCGCCGCCCGGAGCCGGTTCCAGGCAGTGAGGAAATTCTGGTTGCAGACGCAGTGCTGATTGCTTTTGGGTTCCGTCCAAGTCCTGCTGACTGGTTTGAATCTTATGATATTCAACTGAATGAGTGGGGAGGCGTGGTTGCGCCTGAGCAGGCCAGGTACAAGTTTCAGACGTCCAACCCGAAAGTATTTGCCGGTGGGGATATGGTTCGCGGCTCTGACCTTGTGGTGACAGCGATCTGGGAAGGTCGTCAGGCGGCTGAAGGGATTATGGATTATCTGGATGTTTGA
- the gltB gene encoding glutamate synthase large subunit — protein sequence MKAGLYNPGEFRDNCGFGLIAHREGEKSHHLLTTAIEALTCMTHRGGIAADGKTGDGCGLLIQTPDTFFRTVVKEQLARDLPAQYAVGMLFLSQDKAIADHARKTLEAELQKKNLLVIGWRKVPVNSDCLGPIALDQLPVIEQVFVGHQGELDEAEFSARLYMARRFANMALEQDQDFYICSLSTQVVTYKGLMMPVDLANFYQDLGDPRFETAICVFHQRFSTNTMPRWKLAQPFRLLAHNGEINTITGNRNWSQARRNKFKSELLPDLNQISHLVNRTGSDSSSLDNMLEVLVTGGVDLYRAIRMLVPPAWQNVDTMDPGLRAFYEYNSMHMEPWDGPAGLVITDGRRAVCALDRNGLRPSRWVITKNGYLTVASEVGVYNYQAEDVVAKGRVGPGEVLAIDVESGELLQAHDIDDQLKTRQPYKQWLKQHAYRIRSRFRNEDHKVERLDSELLKVHQKMFSVTFEERDQVIRPLAENGQEAVGSMGDDTPMAVLSGRVRSVYDYFRQQFAQVTNPPIDPLREAIVMSLETCLGREKNVFEETPEHARRVVLKSPVLSTTKFLNLINAHHQQDELNVVCIDINYRPEEGLKAAIERICNEAEQAVRDGKALIHLSDRAIKEHKLPVHAAMATGAVHHRLIDTGLRSDANILVETATARDSHQFAVLLGFGATAIYPYLSYEIIHDQIRSGEILADPLDAYKAYRKGIDKGLLKILSKMGISTIASYRAAQLFEAIGLSSEVIDLCFKGVQSRIEGAGFTALQQDQQWLSDTAWKQRKPIQQGGLLKYVHDSEYHAFNPDIVQQLQKAVASGDYEEFRRYSRLVNERPVTTLRDLMGLKAADKALAIDEIEPVTDILKRFDSAAMSLGALSPEAHEALAEAMNRLGGRSNSGEGGEDEARFGTDRVSKIKQIASGRFGVTPHYLVNADVLQIKVAQGAKPGEGGQLPGGKVNKLIARLRYSVPGVTLISPPPHHDIYSIEDLAQLIFDLKQVNPDALVSVKLVSEPGVGTIAAGVAKAYADLITISGYDGGTAASPLTSIRYAGSPWELGLTEAHQALRANDLRGKVRLQTDGGIKTGLDVVKAAILGAESYGFGTTPMVAMGCKYLRICHLNNCATGVATQDQHLRENHFIGTVEMIMNFFTFVAEEVREWLSVLGAKSLEDVIGRTELLELLPGNTDKQKGLDLTPLVRNDLIPEDKPHTCQVKRNPSYDKGALAEVMVKACLPAIESGKGGEFEFTVGNCDRSIGARLSGEIAKRHGNQGMADSPLRLSLKGTAGQSFGVWNAGGLDMYLEGDANDYVGKGMTGGNLIIRPPKGSAFHSNEASIIGNTSLYGATGGRLLAAGCAGERLGVRNSGATAIVEGAGDHCCEYMTGGLVVVLGETGHNFGAGMTGGFAYVLDLKRNFVDHYNHELVDIHRIDTESMEDYQSHLMGLLDDYVKETGSEWGRELREEFYDYRGRFWLVKPKAASLDSLLASTRGRPE from the coding sequence TAACTGTGGCTTTGGGCTGATAGCCCACAGGGAAGGAGAGAAAAGTCACCACCTTCTGACCACCGCTATTGAAGCGCTTACCTGCATGACACACCGGGGTGGTATTGCCGCGGATGGAAAAACAGGCGACGGTTGTGGTTTGTTAATTCAGACGCCCGATACGTTCTTTCGCACTGTCGTCAAAGAGCAACTGGCCAGAGACCTTCCCGCCCAATATGCGGTGGGAATGCTATTCCTCAGCCAGGATAAAGCCATCGCCGACCATGCCAGAAAAACCCTCGAAGCTGAGCTGCAAAAGAAAAACCTGTTAGTGATCGGCTGGCGAAAAGTACCGGTCAACAGTGATTGTCTCGGCCCTATCGCTTTGGATCAGCTACCGGTTATTGAGCAGGTGTTTGTGGGGCATCAGGGCGAGTTGGATGAGGCAGAGTTTTCAGCTCGCTTATACATGGCTCGTCGTTTCGCTAACATGGCGCTTGAGCAGGATCAGGACTTTTATATCTGTTCACTGTCTACCCAGGTAGTGACCTACAAAGGCCTGATGATGCCGGTCGATCTGGCTAACTTTTATCAGGACCTGGGGGATCCCCGGTTTGAAACTGCGATCTGTGTATTCCATCAGCGTTTCTCCACAAACACCATGCCACGCTGGAAGCTGGCGCAGCCTTTCCGCCTGCTGGCCCATAATGGTGAAATTAATACCATCACTGGTAACAGAAACTGGTCACAGGCCCGTCGAAACAAATTCAAATCAGAGCTTCTGCCGGATTTGAACCAGATCTCTCATCTGGTCAACCGAACCGGGTCTGATTCATCCAGCCTCGACAACATGCTGGAAGTTCTGGTGACCGGTGGTGTTGACCTGTACCGGGCTATCCGGATGCTGGTCCCGCCTGCCTGGCAGAATGTTGATACCATGGATCCCGGTCTCAGGGCATTTTACGAATACAACTCTATGCACATGGAGCCTTGGGATGGTCCTGCCGGTCTGGTGATTACCGACGGTCGTCGTGCGGTTTGTGCACTGGATCGCAATGGTTTGCGACCTTCCCGCTGGGTTATTACCAAAAACGGCTATCTGACCGTTGCTTCTGAAGTGGGCGTTTACAATTACCAGGCTGAAGATGTAGTAGCAAAAGGTCGTGTCGGACCGGGTGAAGTGCTGGCTATTGATGTCGAGTCAGGCGAGTTGCTTCAGGCCCATGATATTGATGACCAGTTGAAGACTCGACAGCCTTACAAACAGTGGTTGAAACAGCACGCTTATCGTATCCGTTCCCGGTTCAGGAATGAAGATCACAAGGTTGAGCGACTGGATTCAGAACTGCTGAAGGTTCATCAGAAAATGTTCTCGGTCACTTTTGAAGAGCGTGATCAGGTGATTCGTCCTTTGGCTGAGAATGGACAGGAAGCGGTAGGCTCAATGGGCGACGATACGCCAATGGCGGTATTATCCGGTCGTGTGCGCTCAGTGTATGACTACTTCAGGCAGCAGTTTGCCCAAGTCACCAACCCTCCTATCGACCCACTGCGTGAAGCGATAGTGATGTCGCTGGAAACCTGTCTGGGGCGTGAGAAAAATGTTTTTGAAGAGACCCCTGAACATGCCCGCCGTGTGGTACTCAAATCGCCCGTGTTGTCGACGACAAAATTCCTGAATCTGATCAATGCCCATCATCAGCAAGATGAGTTGAATGTCGTGTGCATCGATATCAATTACCGGCCTGAAGAAGGGCTAAAAGCCGCCATTGAGCGCATCTGTAATGAAGCAGAACAGGCGGTAAGAGATGGCAAGGCGCTGATCCATCTGAGTGATCGTGCTATCAAAGAACACAAACTGCCAGTCCATGCTGCTATGGCTACAGGCGCTGTTCATCACCGGTTGATTGATACGGGTTTGCGTTCCGATGCCAATATTCTGGTAGAAACGGCGACAGCCAGGGATTCTCATCAGTTCGCGGTGTTGCTGGGTTTTGGTGCGACGGCTATTTATCCTTATCTGTCTTATGAAATTATCCATGACCAGATTCGCTCCGGCGAGATTCTGGCCGATCCCCTGGATGCCTACAAAGCTTACCGAAAGGGGATTGATAAGGGCCTGTTGAAGATTCTCTCCAAGATGGGAATCTCCACCATTGCGTCCTATCGTGCTGCGCAGTTGTTTGAGGCTATTGGTTTATCCTCTGAAGTGATTGATCTGTGTTTCAAAGGCGTTCAGAGTCGTATAGAAGGCGCCGGTTTTACAGCGCTTCAGCAAGATCAGCAATGGCTCTCCGATACTGCCTGGAAGCAGAGAAAACCCATTCAGCAGGGCGGTCTGCTGAAATATGTACACGACAGTGAGTATCACGCATTCAATCCTGATATCGTTCAGCAGCTTCAGAAAGCCGTTGCCAGCGGTGATTATGAAGAGTTCCGTCGTTACTCCAGACTGGTTAACGAAAGACCGGTCACAACCCTGCGTGACCTGATGGGGCTAAAAGCAGCCGACAAAGCTCTGGCTATTGATGAGATTGAACCCGTCACTGACATTCTCAAACGATTCGACTCGGCGGCCATGAGTCTTGGTGCCCTGTCTCCGGAAGCCCATGAAGCTCTGGCTGAAGCGATGAACCGTCTGGGAGGCCGTTCCAACTCCGGCGAAGGCGGTGAAGACGAAGCGCGTTTTGGCACTGACCGGGTTTCAAAGATAAAGCAGATTGCCTCAGGTCGTTTTGGTGTCACGCCTCATTATCTGGTCAATGCCGATGTGTTGCAGATTAAAGTGGCCCAGGGAGCCAAGCCAGGTGAAGGAGGGCAGTTGCCCGGCGGCAAGGTAAACAAACTGATTGCCAGACTGCGTTATTCGGTTCCCGGTGTCACACTGATTTCACCACCACCGCATCATGATATTTATTCCATTGAAGACCTGGCCCAGCTGATCTTTGATTTGAAGCAGGTGAACCCGGACGCGCTGGTTTCCGTAAAACTGGTATCAGAGCCCGGTGTCGGCACCATTGCTGCGGGTGTTGCCAAGGCTTATGCTGATCTGATTACCATCTCCGGTTACGATGGTGGCACTGCTGCAAGTCCGTTGACGTCTATAAGGTACGCCGGTTCTCCGTGGGAGTTGGGTTTGACCGAGGCTCATCAGGCATTGAGGGCTAATGATCTGCGTGGCAAGGTTCGCCTTCAGACAGATGGTGGTATCAAAACCGGTCTGGATGTGGTTAAAGCGGCTATCCTGGGGGCAGAAAGTTATGGTTTCGGAACAACACCCATGGTCGCCATGGGTTGCAAATACCTGAGAATCTGCCACCTGAATAACTGCGCAACCGGTGTGGCAACCCAGGATCAGCACCTGCGGGAAAACCACTTCATCGGCACGGTTGAAATGATTATGAACTTCTTCACTTTTGTCGCTGAGGAAGTGCGTGAGTGGTTGTCAGTGCTGGGTGCTAAAAGCCTTGAAGACGTCATTGGTCGTACAGAGTTGCTGGAGCTGCTGCCCGGTAATACCGACAAGCAAAAAGGTCTTGATCTGACGCCGCTGGTTCGCAACGACCTGATTCCTGAAGATAAGCCCCATACCTGTCAGGTTAAGCGTAATCCTTCCTACGACAAAGGTGCGCTGGCTGAGGTGATGGTGAAAGCCTGCCTACCCGCCATCGAAAGCGGTAAAGGGGGCGAGTTTGAGTTCACGGTAGGCAACTGTGACCGTTCAATTGGTGCCAGATTGTCCGGTGAGATTGCCAAACGTCATGGTAATCAGGGGATGGCAGACAGTCCGCTCAGGTTGAGCCTGAAAGGTACAGCCGGGCAAAGCTTTGGTGTCTGGAATGCCGGTGGCCTGGATATGTATCTGGAAGGCGATGCCAACGACTACGTGGGTAAGGGCATGACGGGCGGCAATCTGATTATCCGTCCGCCCAAAGGGAGTGCTTTCCATTCTAACGAAGCTTCTATCATTGGCAACACCTCGCTTTATGGTGCGACTGGGGGACGCCTGCTGGCCGCTGGCTGTGCCGGTGAGCGTCTGGGAGTTCGGAACTCTGGTGCGACTGCCATTGTCGAAGGGGCAGGGGATCACTGCTGTGAGTACATGACGGGTGGCCTGGTGGTGGTACTGGGCGAAACAGGTCACAACTTTGGTGCCGGTATGACCGGTGGCTTTGCCTACGTACTGGACCTGAAGCGTAACTTTGTTGATCACTACAATCACGAGCTAGTGGATATTCACCGAATTGATACCGAGTCCATGGAGGACTACCAGTCTCACCTGATGGGTCTTCTGGATGACTATGTAAAAGAAACCGGCAGTGAATGGGGGCGTGAACTTCGGGAGGAGTTTTATGACTATCGGGGGCGTTTCTGGCTGGTGAAGCCAAAAGCAGCCAGTCTGGACTCATTGCTGGCGAGCACACGTGGGCGTCCTGAATAG